The stretch of DNA TTTTCTTTCTTCAGCTCGCCTACCTTGCCAGCAACCACTTCACTAAGTAAATGGAAAAAATCCTTAAAGCTTCGGTAATAAATTTTGTTAAACCAGCCATCATCATGCGCTAAATAAACAAAACGATTCCCTAACTTATTATAAAAAGGCAGCTTTAAATGATGTTTTTGATGGCCAAGATACAATAATTCAGCCAACTCCTGCCCTGATAGTTCATTTAAGACCTCTTCTTCAATAAAATCAATCCAACAAAAGTCCCCATAACTGTATACATCTTCGCCAGCTAATTTATTTATTCTATCTTCCGGACAATATTCGAGTAGTGTATGCATATTAAAATCAGCATCATCAAAGCGGTGCTTTAATAAAAGCAGATGATTTAATGAGCCAGAAAAAGAAGCAGCAAATTCATCGAATTCAATACCGTAGGACATAACATACTGGTCTGTTTGGTTTAAATGGACATAGATGAGATCCCGTATGTCTTGATGATGCTTCTTCAAAGCCAAACTCCTCCGATCAAACACATGTAATTTATGTCTTAAAGAAAATTGCTATACCATTTTTCATACTTACTTATTTTATCAAATAATAGGTCAAATAGCTTATTTCAATTCTTTTACAAATAATATTTTTGAATAACACCTATTTTGCTTTTTCAGAATTACACATACTAGTTTATAGCACTTCTTATTATTATCTCAGTTTCCCTTTTATTTAATTGATTTATTTTATGAAAATCATCAATACCGCACCTGAGGAAAGGAGTGTGGCCGGCGTGATTAAAGATATGACTCAAGATGAAATTAATCTTTATATCATAAAAACGTTAAAAGAAAACAAAAAAGCTGAGTTTGAATCTATTATAGAAGAACTTCAGCCTTATGATGTGGCAAAGATCTATGAGGAATTACCCGAGAAGCATAAAGCTCGATTTCTCCTCTTTTTAAAATTTGACCTCTTGGCAGACTTAATGGAGGAGTTACCGAAAACGGAACAGCTGGATTTATTAAATAAGCTTGGGATTGAAAAATCCAGTAAAGTTCTCGACTTAATGGATAATGACGATTTGGCCCTATTATTAGACGAATTATCACCTGAAAAAAAGGATGATCTGTTATCAGGGATGAAAGCGGAAGAGTCGAATGCCGTTAAAGGCATTATGAATTACCCACCGGAAACTGCTGGGCGGACCATGACCAACCGCTTTGTATGGATTCGTGACTATTTTACTGTTAAAGAAGCAGTTGAAAAGTTTAAGGTCTTTGCGGAGTTTGCCGAATCAATTAACTATCTCTATGTCATAGACGAGACACGAAAACTCGTAGGTGTTGTTTCCTATCGAGATCTCCTGTTGGCCGAGCCTGAAGAGAAAATACGAACAATTATGTATGAACGAGTTATTTCTGTCACAGTGACGACCGACCAAGAAGTGGTTGCCCGGATGGCAGAACGATATGACTTCTTAGCCATCCCCGTTGTCGATGAAAGCGATGTTCTTGTCGGGATTGTCACTGTCGATGACATTATCGACATTGTCATCAAAGAAGCGAATGAAGATATTGAAAAATTATCAGCCACAGGAAAATCCATTGATTTTGAGACAAAAATGTTAGTGGCGGCCGCGCGGCGGTTACCATGGTTGATTTTGCTATTGTTTATTGGACTTATTTCAGGCAGGATTATCAGCAGTTTTGAGAATACCTTGCAGCAAGTTGTGGCCCTTGCCTTTTTCATGCCCATGATTGCGGGGATGACAGGGAATACAGGCACTCAGTCCCTTGCGGTCGTCGTGAGGGGGTTAATTTCACATGATATTGACCGCGGTGTGATTACCCGTCTTATTATAAGAGAACTCGGGGTCGGCATTACGATCGGGGTTACCTGTGCCATCCTGATCTCGATTATCGCTTATGTTTGGCAGGGAAATCTAATTTTAGGCGCGGTGGTCGGTTGCTCCCTCTTCTTCACTCTTATCATTGGAACACTTGCAGGGACTATTATTCCCCTTATTCTTTATCGTCTCAAGATTGACCCTGCGGTGGCATCAGGCCCGTTGATTACCACCTTAAACGACATCTTTTCCTTGCTTACCTACTTCGGTATTGCGACCATGTTTTTAAAGCACCTTATGTAGTTTATGAAAAATAGAAACATTTTTCTAAATCAAACGTCATTTATTATAAGAGTTGTCATATTTCCCCTAATTAGTATTGTGGGATAATCCCTAGGTTGCTTGCATAAAGTTAATAATTATTAGGAAAAATTGGGTGTTGCAATGATGAAAAAAGCCGATCGATTTGACTGGACATTAACATTATTACTTTTTCTCTTCTTTCTTGTCAGCTGTGCGGCCATCTACAGTGCACAAGCTTCAGAGCAATATGGAGAAAAGGACTTCTTAGTCATGCAAGTATTTTGGTATGTGGTCGGAGCCGCCATTATATCTGTTAGCATCTTTATTGATGCCTATCAGTACAAGCGGCTTTCTTGGTATTTATATGGATTGGGTTTATTGTTACTCCTTGCGGTATACGTTGCCCCTGAGTCTATTGCACCCGTCAGAAACGGCGCAAAGAGCTGGTTCATTATTAAGGGCATAGGGTCTATTCAACCGTCCGAGTTTGTTAAGATTTTCTTGATTTTGGCCTTAAGTCGTTTAACAACCAGCCACCAAGATAAATACATAGATAAATCATTGAAAACCGACTTTTTCTTATTGCTAAAATTAGGTATAACCACTGCCGCTCCACTCGGATTAATTATGATGCAACCAGACCTCGGAACTGGTCTTGTGATTCTTTCCATTTTAACAGGCTTTATCCTTGTTTCAGGTATCACATGGAAAATCATTATTCCTATTTATAGTGCTGGAATTTCCACCGGCGCCCTGATTTTCTATCTTGTATTACAAAAACCTGAACTACTTGAAAAATACCTCCATGTAAAGACCTATCAATTCAATCGAATTTACACCTGGCTTGACCCAACCAATCATTCATCAGGATCAAGCTATCATCTTTTAAAATCATTAAGTGCAATCGGATCAGGTTTAATTACTGGTAAAGGCTTTACCCATCGAGAGGTATATATTCCTGAAGCACATACTGATTTTATTTTCAGTGTGATTGGCGAGGAGTATGGCTTTGTCGGCGGAAGCGTCGTCATTGGTCTTTTCTTTCTATTAATTTATCATTTAATTAAAACCTCCCTTGAAACCAATGACCCTTTTAACACGTATATATGTACAGGAATTATTAGCGTGATAACCTTTCATGTATTTCAAAATATCGGAATGACCATCCAAGTCCTGCCGATTACGGGCATTCCGCTGCCATTTATCAGTTACGGAGGCAGCTCCCTCATGGGTAATATGTTTGCAATGGGCCTTGTTTACAGCATCCGTTATCATCATAAATCCTACTTATTTTCTTCAAGTAAATCATTAAGTAGTTAACCTAATTTATTTCTTAATGAGACAATCTAAGATAAAATAAGATAATAGACAAAATACTTTTTACATAAGCGAAGGTGAATTATGGCTGATTTTATTAATAGCGT from Bacillus sp. SLBN-46 encodes:
- the mgtE gene encoding magnesium transporter → MIKDMTQDEINLYIIKTLKENKKAEFESIIEELQPYDVAKIYEELPEKHKARFLLFLKFDLLADLMEELPKTEQLDLLNKLGIEKSSKVLDLMDNDDLALLLDELSPEKKDDLLSGMKAEESNAVKGIMNYPPETAGRTMTNRFVWIRDYFTVKEAVEKFKVFAEFAESINYLYVIDETRKLVGVVSYRDLLLAEPEEKIRTIMYERVISVTVTTDQEVVARMAERYDFLAIPVVDESDVLVGIVTVDDIIDIVIKEANEDIEKLSATGKSIDFETKMLVAAARRLPWLILLLFIGLISGRIISSFENTLQQVVALAFFMPMIAGMTGNTGTQSLAVVVRGLISHDIDRGVITRLIIRELGVGITIGVTCAILISIIAYVWQGNLILGAVVGCSLFFTLIIGTLAGTIIPLILYRLKIDPAVASGPLITTLNDIFSLLTYFGIATMFLKHLM
- a CDS encoding FtsW/RodA/SpoVE family cell cycle protein, with the translated sequence MMKKADRFDWTLTLLLFLFFLVSCAAIYSAQASEQYGEKDFLVMQVFWYVVGAAIISVSIFIDAYQYKRLSWYLYGLGLLLLLAVYVAPESIAPVRNGAKSWFIIKGIGSIQPSEFVKIFLILALSRLTTSHQDKYIDKSLKTDFFLLLKLGITTAAPLGLIMMQPDLGTGLVILSILTGFILVSGITWKIIIPIYSAGISTGALIFYLVLQKPELLEKYLHVKTYQFNRIYTWLDPTNHSSGSSYHLLKSLSAIGSGLITGKGFTHREVYIPEAHTDFIFSVIGEEYGFVGGSVVIGLFFLLIYHLIKTSLETNDPFNTYICTGIISVITFHVFQNIGMTIQVLPITGIPLPFISYGGSSLMGNMFAMGLVYSIRYHHKSYLFSSSKSLSS